The Vicia villosa cultivar HV-30 ecotype Madison, WI unplaced genomic scaffold, Vvil1.0 ctg.000538F_1_1, whole genome shotgun sequence genome window below encodes:
- the LOC131629227 gene encoding uncharacterized protein LOC131629227 — protein sequence MEMCKLHDMGASGPKFTWRGGIYHGGQRIYERLDRVIGNEDWKLLFPDSYVKVLTRVGFSDHHPIMVVLSNNSIDDRGKQFRFENAWMVDHKYEDRLKGFWKAGDDILSNLNRIKREAQDWKECTINHVQRTKKRLLARLSGIQESIQSRHDSRGLIRLEKKL from the coding sequence ATGGAGATGTGTAAACTTCATGACATGGGAGCAAGTGGACCAAAATTTACTTGGAGAGGCGGAATTTACCATGGGGGACAGCGTATTTATGAAAGATTGGATAGAGTTATTGGAAATGAGGATTGGAAGCTATTATTTCCTGATAGTTATGTTAAGGTGTTAACAAGAGTAGGCTTTAGTGATCATCATCCCATCATGGTGGTTTTATCTAATAATTCTATTGATGACAGAGGCAAGCAGTTTAGGTTTGAAAACGCTTGGATGGTAGATCATAAATATGAAGATAGATTAAAAGGATTTTGGAAAGCTGGGGATGATATTCTGTCCAATCTGAATCGAATTAAAAGAGAGGCTCAGGATTGGAAAGAGTGTACTATTAATCATGTTCAACGAACAAAGAAAAGATTGTTGGCTCGGTTGAGTGGTATACAAGAAAGCATACAGTCCAGACACGATTCTAGAGGGCTGATCCGGTTGGAAAAAAAGCTGTAG
- the LOC131629239 gene encoding protein LAZY 1-like — protein MKLLGWMHRKFRQNSSAEPFKDLVIGNSCNCLSSQQSLDEEHNYHQKPNFGIKFTKKPQTNTFRKSFAGLESTREHHEEEFGRESQDDTMFDLFPGFLAIGTLGSDTPTFPNTSVQTITENEDEVTENDLKLINDELEKVLVAETKDDVISYDSSSRNSHVSTGRSSHVSIITISGKPIEGTPTATATATATTLTDSYSNAVCPLQGYLFGTTVEYSETAAASVGGGKKEHRTSLGELFQRSKLAEENGFGKDEKRDVEKYSAMNLMKEKVKKRMFHSCSKNSSSVNGGNVDSASAETKLNKILHMFRKKVHPENSTTGHKSGKHKKNENKKKMMNDGGYNKGYLVHPDEDSSSYREHWIKTDADYLVLEL, from the exons aTGAAG ttACTTGGTTGGATGCATAGGAAATTTCGACAGAATAGTAGTGCAGAACCATTCAAAGATTTGGTCATTG GGAATTCATGCAACTGCCTCTCAAGCCAACAATCCCTAGATGAAGAACACAACTATCATCAAAAACCGAATTTCGGAATCAAATTCACCAAAAAACCACAAACCAACACCTTTCGAAAATCATTCGCGGGTCTAGAATCAACCCGCGAACACCACGAAGAAGAATTCGGAAGAGAATCCCAAGACGACACAATGTTCGATCTCTTCCCCGGCTTCCTCGCCATCGGAACCCTAGGATCCGACACACCAACATTTCCAAACACCTCGGTCCAAACCATAACGGAAAACGAAGACGAAGTAACCGAAAATGATCTCAAACTCATCAACGACGAGCTCGAGAAAGTCCTTGTCGCTGAAACAAAAGACGATGTTATAAGTTACGATTCATCGAGCCGAAACAGCCACGTCAGCACCGGGAGAAGCAGCCATGTTAGCATAATAACAATAAGTGGAAAACCAATAGAAGGAACCCCAACCGCAACCGCAACAGCAACAGCAACAACGTTAACGGATTCATATTCAAATGCTGTTTGTCCTTTACAAGGCTATTTGTTTGGAACAACGGTTGAGTATTCTGAAACAGCTGCTGCTAGTGTTGGTGGTGGGAAGAAAGAACATAGGACTTCGCTTGGTGAGTTGTTTCAGAGAAGTAAATTGGCTGAAGAGAATGGTTTTGGGAAAGATGAGAAGAGAGATGTTGAGAAATATTCTGCTATGAATTTGATGAAagagaaagtgaagaaaagaATGTTTCATTCTTGTTCTAAGAATTCTTCTTCTGTGAATGGTGGAAATGTTGATTCTGCTTCTGCTGAAACAAAACTCAATAAG ATACTCCATATGTTCAGGAAGAAAGTTCATCCAGAAAATTCAACAACTGGACACAAATCTGGAAAGCATAAAAAGAATGAGAACAAGAAGAAAATGATGAATGATGGAGGCTACAACAAAGGCTATCTTGTTCATCCAGATGAAGATTCATCTTCTTACAGGGAGCATTGGATCAAAACAGATGCAGATT ATTTAGTTCTAGAGCTTTGA